The following proteins are co-located in the Flavobacterium sp. CECT 9288 genome:
- a CDS encoding DUF4258 domain-containing protein: MKFFQRFAYYLVGLVIGLFFVALVFSGKDTRCNYFPNARVLNDLRNKPFYYSDKASTILAQKWIDTADIKNSLQYGDVDFDNSNLIVKKGKMYTIEGKTIKNQEVVLKIINYSDKAVLEDIIKK, encoded by the coding sequence ATGAAATTTTTTCAGCGTTTTGCTTATTATTTAGTTGGTTTAGTGATCGGACTTTTTTTTGTAGCCCTTGTTTTCAGTGGGAAAGACACTCGTTGTAACTATTTTCCAAATGCCAGAGTCTTAAATGACTTGAGAAACAAACCTTTCTATTACTCTGATAAAGCATCTACAATATTGGCGCAAAAATGGATTGATACTGCTGATATAAAAAACTCTTTGCAATATGGTGATGTTGATTTTGACAACAGTAACCTAATTGTAAAAAAAGGAAAAATGTACACCATTGAAGGCAAAACAATCAAAAATCAAGAGGTTGTTTTAAAAATCATCAATTACAGTGACAAAGCTGTACTAGAAGATATTATCAAAAAATAA